One window of Triticum dicoccoides isolate Atlit2015 ecotype Zavitan chromosome 5A, WEW_v2.0, whole genome shotgun sequence genomic DNA carries:
- the LOC119297424 gene encoding putative ripening-related protein 2 — protein sequence MPRSTSRLLPLALAASHLLLAGAGAGCGPSGTLRPSRGHSCEDCCKAGQAYPTYTCSPPVSSSTRAVMTLNDFDAGGDGGDPSECDGAFHHNSERVVALSTGWYSGGSRCGKSIRIRANGRSVLAKVVDECDTVNGCDREHAFQPPCRNNVVDASQAVWDALGITGEEVGEYNVTWADA from the coding sequence ATGCCGAGGTCCACCAGCCGCCTCCTTCCGCTCGCGCTAGCGGCGAGCCACCTGctgctcgccggcgccggcgccggctgcGGGCCGAGCGGCACGCTCCGGCCGAGCCGGGGCCACTCGTGCGAGGACTGCTGCAAGGCCGGGCAGGCCTACCCGACGTACACGTGCTCGCCGCCGGTCTCCTCGTCCACCCGTGCGGTCATGACGTTGAACGACTTCGacgcgggcggcgacggcggggacccGTCGGAGTGCGACGGCGCGTTCCACCACAACTCGGAGCGCGTGGTGGCGCTGTCCACGGGGTGGTACAGCGGGGGCTCCCGCTGCGGCAAGAGCATACGGATCCGGGCCAACGGCAGGTCCGTGCTGGCCAAGGTCGTCGACGAGTGCGACACCGTCAACGGGTGCGACCGCGAGCACGCCTTCCAGCCGCCGTGCCGCAACAACGTCGTGGACGCCTCCCAGGCGGTCTGGGACGCGCTGGGCATCACCGGGGAGGAGGTCGGCGAGTACAACGTCACTTGGGCGGATGCATGA